In a genomic window of Arthrobacter woluwensis:
- a CDS encoding NUDIX hydrolase: protein MSSPHFLTVSAVCVYDREGRLLTVRKRGTEKFMHPGGKPEPGETAAQAASRELEEEVGITIPADDLQHLGTWDAAAANEADTVIKASVFTAPGVWEAAPAAEIEAIRWLDLDLEWPGDLAPLLTEHVLPALLEARGAR, encoded by the coding sequence ATGAGTTCTCCGCACTTCCTCACCGTGTCCGCCGTCTGTGTCTACGACCGGGAAGGACGCCTCCTGACCGTCCGTAAGCGTGGCACGGAGAAGTTCATGCACCCCGGAGGGAAGCCCGAGCCCGGCGAAACCGCGGCGCAGGCGGCAAGCCGTGAACTCGAGGAGGAGGTCGGCATCACGATCCCTGCCGACGATCTTCAGCATCTGGGAACCTGGGACGCGGCAGCGGCCAACGAGGCGGACACCGTCATCAAAGCCAGCGTGTTCACTGCGCCGGGAGTCTGGGAGGCCGCCCCCGCCGCGGAGATCGAGGCGATCCGCTGGCTCGACCTGGACCTGGAGTGGCCCGGCGACCTGGCTCCGCTGCTGACCGAACACGTCCTTCCCGCGCTCCTGGAGGCCCGCGGAGCACGCTGA
- a CDS encoding inositol monophosphatase family protein — translation MSIGRHSTANPDPSLSDAALAEVLVREAGSLAQLMRAAGVTSQQKTNVADVVTEADRAAEAYIVEQLRRCRPDDGILGEEGSAHPSASGRTWVIDPVDGTYNFLRGSTYWCSAVALVTEEDGVRRPLLGAVHQPEEDKLWLGGEGHPATLNGRPLSGPAGKDLAESSAATYIHPTWLQDPLCAMPWHAAAVGAASLRMLGSGSCDLSRVAQGEIDCWFQHSCPDWDWFPGAALVLASGGAVDVVTVNGLRWFLAGSTTAVAQLRAAMLTTHVGG, via the coding sequence ATGAGCATCGGCCGCCACAGCACCGCCAACCCCGACCCTTCTCTGAGCGACGCCGCCCTGGCCGAAGTGCTGGTCCGGGAGGCCGGCTCGCTGGCGCAGCTGATGCGCGCGGCGGGGGTCACCTCGCAGCAGAAGACGAACGTCGCCGATGTGGTGACGGAGGCCGATCGCGCGGCCGAGGCGTACATCGTGGAGCAGCTCCGGCGCTGCCGTCCGGACGACGGGATCCTCGGCGAAGAGGGCTCGGCCCATCCCTCCGCGAGCGGCCGCACCTGGGTGATCGACCCCGTGGACGGCACCTACAACTTTCTGCGCGGCTCCACGTACTGGTGCTCCGCGGTCGCGCTCGTCACGGAGGAGGACGGCGTGCGCCGCCCGCTTCTCGGAGCCGTCCATCAGCCGGAGGAGGACAAACTCTGGCTCGGCGGGGAGGGTCATCCTGCGACGCTCAACGGCAGGCCGCTGAGCGGTCCGGCGGGCAAAGATCTGGCCGAGTCCAGCGCCGCCACCTACATCCACCCCACCTGGCTGCAGGATCCTCTGTGTGCCATGCCCTGGCATGCGGCGGCCGTGGGTGCGGCCTCCTTGAGGATGCTGGGCTCGGGCTCCTGCGATCTCTCCCGGGTGGCGCAGGGCGAGATCGACTGCTGGTTCCAGCACTCTTGCCCCGACTGGGACTGGTTCCCGGGTGCCGCGCTCGTGCTGGCGTCGGGCGGAGCCGTCGACGTCGTGACGGTCAACGGCCTCCGCTGGTTCCTTGCCGGGAGCACGACGGCGGTGGCGCAGCTGCGGGCCGCGATGCTCACCACGCACGTGGGCGGCTGA
- a CDS encoding MauE/DoxX family redox-associated membrane protein, translated as MTPDALVLAPIGLAAVLVLSGIAKLRDRESMLSVVTELRLPGFLRHDYFAWLLPWSEILLAVLLLSPWQGTFTVAAILSLGLFIAYWAVIARALTFDPRPNCGCFGRIGDQSVSVKTLVRNSLLVLLGVLTLWLALSGGAVPSVIGRDFTVLWWIADVALLVALTVLVVTRSGQNQSGPVPHTPSGDTSADVSDPEDEDYARDPIPAALLQSEDGGVQTLRELASAKAQLLVAFNCVCKPSHVAAGKVAEWSERLPEVDVRILSTVPHQPLRRSIPTAEGVLYDHESLAWRALGLTSSPSAVLLGADGYLAGGPVEGLDEMESFVEEIAEVLREAAEQR; from the coding sequence TTGACACCGGATGCGCTCGTCCTCGCTCCGATCGGTCTCGCGGCCGTGCTCGTCCTGAGCGGGATTGCCAAACTGCGGGACCGTGAATCCATGCTCAGCGTGGTGACGGAACTCCGCCTGCCGGGATTTCTGCGCCATGACTATTTCGCGTGGCTGCTGCCCTGGAGCGAAATTCTGCTCGCGGTTCTGCTGCTGTCCCCGTGGCAGGGGACATTCACGGTCGCTGCGATTCTCTCGCTGGGACTGTTCATCGCCTATTGGGCGGTCATCGCCCGTGCCCTGACCTTCGATCCCCGGCCGAATTGCGGATGCTTCGGCCGGATCGGTGATCAGAGTGTTTCGGTCAAGACGCTCGTCCGGAATTCCCTTCTGGTGCTCCTCGGCGTTCTCACGCTCTGGCTGGCCCTCAGTGGCGGCGCCGTCCCCTCCGTGATCGGCCGCGACTTCACGGTTCTCTGGTGGATCGCCGACGTCGCGCTGCTCGTGGCCCTCACGGTCCTGGTCGTGACCCGGTCGGGGCAGAACCAGTCCGGCCCCGTGCCGCACACGCCAAGCGGGGACACGAGTGCCGATGTGTCGGATCCCGAGGACGAGGACTACGCCCGCGACCCGATTCCAGCAGCCCTGCTGCAGTCGGAGGACGGCGGGGTCCAGACGCTGCGGGAACTCGCGTCGGCCAAGGCCCAGCTCCTGGTGGCTTTCAATTGCGTCTGCAAACCGAGCCACGTGGCGGCCGGCAAGGTGGCCGAGTGGAGCGAGCGCCTCCCCGAGGTCGACGTGAGGATCCTCAGCACGGTGCCGCACCAGCCGCTCCGTCGCTCCATCCCCACGGCCGAGGGCGTCCTCTATGACCACGAGAGCCTCGCCTGGAGGGCGCTCGGCCTGACGAGTTCCCCGTCCGCGGTGCTCCTGGGGGCGGACGGCTATCTGGCCGGCGGCCCGGTGGAAGGACTCGACGAAATGGAGAGTTTCGTCGAGGAAATAGCGGAGGTCCTGCGCGAGGCCGCAGAACAGCGCTGA
- a CDS encoding LCP family protein, whose translation MRDTWVPIAGHGEAKINAALAFGGVPLLVQTVEGLLKQRIDHVAFIDFEGFKGLTDAVGGVDVDVPVPFTSTGYGKKGVYYPKGIMHMDGTTALAFVRERYAFNDGDYQRVRDQRIFLRSLMNKIAKPEVLANPGTLSSIVNEISPFITVDSALTGQKAGELALDLKDIRPSTTVMFTLPTLGTGWSPDGQSIVNLDTAKATGLADALKAGKMPDFVAANNLKNGN comes from the coding sequence ATGCGTGACACTTGGGTGCCCATCGCCGGGCACGGTGAGGCGAAGATCAATGCGGCCCTGGCCTTCGGTGGGGTGCCGCTCCTCGTCCAGACGGTCGAGGGTCTCCTCAAACAGAGGATCGACCATGTGGCCTTCATCGACTTCGAGGGCTTCAAGGGGCTCACCGACGCGGTCGGCGGCGTCGACGTGGACGTGCCTGTGCCGTTCACTTCGACCGGGTACGGGAAGAAGGGCGTCTACTACCCCAAGGGCATCATGCACATGGACGGGACCACCGCTCTGGCCTTCGTCCGTGAGCGGTATGCGTTCAACGACGGCGACTACCAGCGGGTGCGCGACCAGCGGATCTTCCTGCGCTCCCTGATGAACAAGATCGCCAAGCCTGAGGTCCTCGCCAACCCGGGAACCCTCAGCTCGATCGTCAACGAGATCTCCCCGTTCATCACGGTCGACTCTGCCCTCACCGGGCAGAAGGCCGGGGAGCTCGCGCTGGACCTCAAGGACATCCGGCCGTCGACCACGGTCATGTTCACGCTTCCCACGCTCGGGACCGGCTGGTCCCCTGACGGGCAGTCGATCGTGAACCTGGACACCGCCAAGGCGACCGGTCTGGCTGACGCCCTGAAAGCCGGGAAGATGCCCGATTTCGTGGCGGCCAATAACCTGAAGAACGGCAACTGA
- a CDS encoding VanZ family protein, protein MTRGWLTSARGAFALYMVALLLVVLLPADDARHVTGFVSVIADVLSTVGIPHQPAEVAVEFLSNVVLFMPWGFFLRLLSRPGLPSWAVVLSGAVLSTAIELLQLVIPGRVTALSDVIANTLGTVAGVLVLKVFLAITSRLSARGAGRGLRRSAGSTH, encoded by the coding sequence ATGACGCGCGGATGGCTGACCTCAGCCCGTGGGGCGTTCGCCCTGTACATGGTGGCGCTTCTCCTGGTGGTGCTTCTCCCGGCGGATGACGCGCGCCATGTGACCGGATTCGTCTCCGTCATCGCCGATGTCCTCTCCACGGTTGGGATCCCCCATCAGCCGGCCGAAGTGGCGGTCGAGTTCCTGTCCAACGTCGTGCTGTTCATGCCGTGGGGATTCTTCCTCCGGTTATTGAGCCGTCCGGGTTTGCCGAGCTGGGCCGTGGTGCTCAGCGGGGCCGTTCTGTCCACCGCGATCGAGCTCCTGCAGCTGGTGATTCCCGGCCGGGTGACGGCTCTGTCTGACGTCATCGCCAACACCCTGGGCACCGTGGCCGGTGTGCTGGTGTTGAAGGTGTTCCTGGCCATCACGTCCCGCCTCAGTGCGCGAGGCGCCGGCCGAGGCCTGCGGCGATCCGCTGGGTCAACTCACTGA
- a CDS encoding arsenate reductase/protein-tyrosine-phosphatase family protein: MSRSAASARKPPSTVLTVCIGNICRSPLAEQLLRARLAQTGLSDFELLSAGLQAVVGAPMEPWPAALSQEYGGDPSGAVGRQISAEIVGASDLVLTMTRGQRDDLVKRYPTAAQRTFTLAEFGRILEALPPAEDGATATDVPLWGQPTEAAAGSVLSGVVRTASSSRHLAPLSAEDDVQDPINKPEDVHRAVGRQISELTQRIAAGLGRRLAH, from the coding sequence ATGTCCCGTTCCGCCGCCTCCGCCCGGAAGCCGCCGTCGACCGTTCTGACCGTGTGCATCGGCAACATCTGCCGCTCGCCCCTGGCCGAACAGCTGCTGAGGGCTCGCCTGGCCCAGACCGGCCTGAGCGATTTCGAACTGCTCAGCGCCGGTCTCCAGGCTGTGGTGGGTGCGCCCATGGAGCCGTGGCCCGCCGCCCTGTCCCAGGAATACGGGGGTGATCCCTCGGGGGCCGTCGGGCGTCAGATCTCGGCGGAAATCGTGGGGGCCTCGGACTTGGTGCTGACCATGACCCGGGGCCAGCGCGACGACCTGGTCAAGCGCTACCCCACCGCCGCGCAGCGGACGTTCACCCTGGCGGAGTTCGGCCGGATCCTTGAGGCGTTGCCGCCCGCGGAGGACGGCGCGACGGCGACCGACGTACCGCTGTGGGGTCAGCCGACGGAAGCGGCGGCCGGCTCAGTCCTGAGCGGCGTGGTGCGCACGGCGTCGTCGTCCCGTCATCTGGCACCGCTCTCAGCGGAGGACGATGTGCAGGACCCGATCAACAAGCCGGAAGACGTGCATCGTGCGGTGGGACGCCAGATCAGTGAGTTGACCCAGCGGATCGCCGCAGGCCTCGGCCGGCGCCTCGCGCACTGA
- a CDS encoding polysaccharide biosynthesis tyrosine autokinase produces MELTDYWKILRAHWVSVLGITVLGVLVAFGWSLLQPKVYSADASGIVSIGVNKDIGTAMAGESYSKSRAKSYLDVAKSRTVAERVITDLKLKDIAPEQLIGRISAQNPLDTATLKFTAEANTPEGARDLAEAWVKAVGQQVAQIENAGGTSKEKSIVVFQSLDSAQLPTSPTSPNTKLALIIGLAAGFIVAILYAFLRNVFDRRVRSAVQVEAETGLSVIGTVPFNKDFDSTHRIVASHGGNDLDNTSQQDHAVAEAIRELRTNLQFMDVDNPPRIIVVSSALPGEGKTTVVANLAQTIAASGQRVVVVDGDLRRPTVAKTFGLLTTIGLTDVLIGRANLNEVLQPWGESGNLYVLGAGSVPPNPSELLGSNVMQKMLQDIAKHAIVLIDAPPLLPVTDAAILTAQTDGALVVTRSGKSTYDELKRALQNLERVKGRPLGIIINGVPRKSASGAGYGYQYYTYYNRKDAGDKSPRASHVPATESTPVSETEPVELEPQRHMRRRDRSRA; encoded by the coding sequence ATGGAGCTGACCGATTACTGGAAAATTCTCAGGGCACACTGGGTTTCCGTCCTCGGCATCACGGTTCTGGGCGTCCTGGTGGCGTTCGGCTGGAGTCTGCTGCAGCCCAAGGTGTACAGCGCCGATGCCAGCGGCATCGTTTCGATCGGTGTGAACAAAGACATCGGCACTGCCATGGCAGGCGAAAGCTACTCCAAGTCCCGCGCGAAGTCCTATTTGGATGTCGCCAAGTCCAGGACCGTCGCCGAGCGAGTGATCACCGATCTGAAGCTCAAGGACATCGCTCCGGAGCAGCTCATCGGTCGAATTTCCGCACAAAATCCGCTGGATACGGCGACGCTGAAGTTCACAGCTGAAGCGAACACGCCCGAAGGCGCCCGTGATCTTGCCGAAGCCTGGGTGAAAGCTGTAGGACAGCAGGTCGCCCAGATTGAGAATGCCGGCGGAACCTCCAAGGAAAAGTCGATCGTCGTCTTTCAGTCGCTGGACTCGGCACAATTGCCCACCTCCCCGACCTCACCCAACACGAAGCTGGCACTGATCATCGGTCTCGCCGCAGGTTTCATCGTGGCGATCCTGTATGCGTTCCTGCGAAACGTCTTCGACCGCCGCGTCCGCTCCGCCGTGCAGGTGGAGGCAGAGACCGGGCTGTCCGTGATCGGCACGGTCCCCTTCAACAAGGACTTCGACAGCACGCACCGCATCGTCGCTTCACACGGCGGCAACGACCTGGACAACACGAGCCAGCAGGACCATGCCGTCGCGGAAGCCATCCGTGAGCTGCGCACCAACCTCCAGTTCATGGATGTGGACAACCCGCCGCGCATCATCGTGGTCAGCTCGGCCCTGCCGGGCGAGGGCAAGACCACCGTAGTGGCGAACCTCGCCCAGACCATCGCGGCTTCCGGCCAGCGCGTCGTCGTGGTCGACGGCGACCTCCGCCGCCCCACGGTGGCCAAGACGTTCGGCCTTCTCACCACGATCGGCCTCACCGACGTGCTGATCGGCCGTGCGAACCTGAACGAGGTTCTGCAGCCCTGGGGCGAGAGCGGCAACCTCTACGTCCTCGGCGCGGGCTCCGTTCCGCCGAACCCCAGCGAGCTGCTCGGCTCCAACGTCATGCAGAAGATGCTGCAGGACATCGCCAAGCACGCGATCGTCCTGATCGATGCTCCCCCGCTGCTCCCCGTCACCGACGCCGCCATCCTGACGGCCCAGACGGACGGCGCCCTCGTGGTCACGCGCTCCGGGAAGAGCACCTACGACGAACTCAAGCGCGCCCTCCAGAACCTGGAGCGCGTCAAGGGCCGTCCGCTCGGCATCATCATCAACGGCGTGCCCCGCAAGTCCGCCTCGGGCGCCGGCTACGGCTACCAGTACTACACGTACTACAACCGCAAGGACGCCGGCGACAAGTCGCCCCGCGCGAGCCACGTGCCGGCCACCGAGTCCACCCCGGTGAGCGAGACCGAGCCGGTGGAGCTCGAGCCGCAGCGCCACATGCGCCGTCGGGACCGTAGCAGGGCCTGA
- a CDS encoding helix-turn-helix domain-containing protein, whose protein sequence is MLLNNLWLTLVSQARGENRPELTAKRCAVGEWFVVRLVGGIVERHDVLASRSEPGGSPSFDSGKPDAGDVAECVVGEIVLSHIEGELSALVFPAEWVDLFYVNRAVVVNPVDGTSRERSDALLVVPGGAEVRSPFRNHGDVDRIRLSRSTAETFAPHALSGVQFFPALTRLDRATHSFIRAMMGHPVEHRRSSIEDYASEQIVLELAGSVLLEHCGSSWAPGSASSALRDEAMAVIAQRCADKQLNPEAVAKAVQSSLRRVQASFAEVGNSIAAEIRRQRGRLAKNLLTDSRYDVLSVQQIAEQTGFGTTAALRRALDELYGCGPREMREGRAPLSE, encoded by the coding sequence GTGTTACTCAATAACTTGTGGTTGACATTGGTGTCGCAAGCTAGAGGCGAAAATCGCCCGGAGCTGACGGCAAAGCGATGTGCGGTCGGCGAATGGTTTGTGGTCCGCCTGGTGGGGGGAATTGTGGAACGGCATGATGTTCTGGCGAGCCGGTCAGAGCCGGGTGGGTCGCCGTCGTTTGACAGCGGAAAGCCCGACGCGGGTGATGTCGCGGAGTGTGTGGTGGGGGAAATCGTTCTCAGTCACATCGAGGGCGAGCTTTCGGCTCTGGTTTTCCCCGCAGAGTGGGTGGACCTCTTCTATGTGAACCGAGCAGTCGTCGTGAATCCGGTGGACGGGACGTCGAGGGAGCGGAGTGACGCCTTGCTGGTCGTTCCCGGTGGGGCCGAGGTGAGATCCCCGTTTCGTAACCACGGCGACGTCGACCGGATCCGGCTGTCCCGGAGCACGGCGGAGACGTTCGCTCCGCACGCACTGTCCGGTGTTCAGTTCTTCCCGGCTCTGACCAGGCTCGACAGAGCGACCCACAGTTTCATCCGCGCGATGATGGGACATCCGGTAGAGCATCGGAGATCTTCCATCGAGGACTATGCCTCGGAGCAGATCGTCCTGGAACTGGCCGGAAGCGTGCTGCTGGAACACTGCGGCTCCTCTTGGGCGCCGGGATCGGCGTCCTCCGCGTTGCGCGATGAGGCCATGGCCGTGATCGCTCAGCGGTGCGCTGACAAGCAGCTGAATCCCGAGGCCGTGGCGAAGGCCGTGCAATCGTCTCTGCGCAGGGTTCAGGCATCCTTTGCGGAGGTCGGAAATTCCATTGCTGCAGAGATCCGGCGCCAGCGGGGCCGGTTGGCGAAAAACCTGTTGACGGATTCCCGCTACGACGTGCTGAGCGTGCAGCAGATCGCGGAACAGACCGGCTTTGGCACCACGGCCGCTCTTCGGCGGGCGCTGGATGAACTCTATGGCTGCGGACCGCGCGAAATGCGTGAAGGGCGTGCCCCTCTCTCGGAATAA
- a CDS encoding ATP-binding protein, whose amino-acid sequence MNALGGVVRVRLDYSAHSLDETRLQALRDPWVDAGADDHDVMSGATDVFELSWPFPDEENLGRSIADLSTHATLAAIEGRRGRLLMLHAAGVADEDGRVLAFIGPSGRGKTTLARTLGQHYSYVTDETVGIEPDGTVHSYRKPLSIIREGEAHKEQVAPSLLGLKELPGTGLRLAGLVLVSRVPDLQGPPEITTLELCEALAAIVPEVSYLADLEEPLQMMARLVDRCGAIRQVTYREASDVPPLVPQLLTASPSETWEPVLPVQDPPGAHSSLHEVTYVPEPVLDAVEASGQTAIIDTSRVVHILDGVGPVIWRSLCAGGDFEKIAHDVEAMFGTPPDRGLEEAVSGVLRALADAGLLRRIPDRAA is encoded by the coding sequence GTGAATGCCTTGGGTGGAGTGGTGCGGGTGCGCCTGGACTATTCGGCCCATTCCCTCGATGAGACGCGCCTCCAGGCCCTGCGGGATCCGTGGGTCGATGCCGGTGCGGATGACCATGACGTGATGTCGGGAGCGACCGATGTCTTCGAGCTCAGCTGGCCCTTTCCTGACGAGGAGAACCTGGGTCGCTCGATCGCGGACCTCTCCACCCATGCGACGCTCGCCGCGATCGAAGGCCGCCGGGGCCGGCTGTTGATGCTCCACGCGGCCGGAGTGGCGGATGAGGACGGGCGGGTTCTCGCCTTCATCGGGCCCTCGGGCCGTGGGAAGACCACTCTCGCCCGCACACTCGGACAGCACTATTCGTATGTCACGGACGAGACCGTGGGCATCGAGCCCGACGGCACGGTCCATTCCTACCGGAAGCCCCTTTCCATCATCCGCGAAGGGGAAGCGCACAAGGAGCAGGTCGCTCCGTCGCTCCTCGGCCTCAAGGAACTGCCCGGGACCGGCTTGCGCCTGGCCGGCCTGGTCCTGGTGTCCCGGGTGCCGGATCTGCAGGGCCCGCCTGAGATCACCACGCTGGAACTGTGCGAGGCTCTTGCGGCGATAGTCCCCGAAGTCAGTTACCTCGCGGACCTCGAGGAACCCCTCCAGATGATGGCGCGGCTGGTGGACCGCTGCGGCGCCATCCGTCAGGTCACCTATCGGGAGGCCTCGGATGTGCCGCCCCTGGTTCCACAGCTTCTCACTGCAAGCCCGTCTGAGACGTGGGAACCCGTCCTTCCGGTCCAGGATCCTCCTGGCGCCCACAGCTCTCTGCACGAGGTGACCTACGTGCCGGAGCCGGTGCTGGACGCGGTCGAAGCCTCCGGGCAGACGGCCATCATCGACACGAGCCGGGTGGTGCACATCCTCGACGGCGTCGGGCCGGTCATCTGGCGCTCACTGTGCGCGGGTGGGGACTTCGAGAAGATCGCCCACGACGTCGAGGCGATGTTCGGCACCCCGCCGGACCGAGGCCTGGAAGAAGCGGTCAGCGGTGTTCTGCGCGCTCTGGCGGATGCGGGGCTCCTTCGCCGGATCCCCGATCGGGCGGCATGA
- the lepB gene encoding signal peptidase I produces the protein MSTGAAGAPQPEPRPTTPDGSEGGAQAPGGGRRRRPLHKSLWFQILLAVVAVALVQGFLVKVYQVPSGSMENTLNVGDRLLVNRVAYAGSSPERGDVVVFRKPASWGPQSEHGALRTAVGWFGDLTGIGPGNTEYMVKRVIGVPGDTVACCDAQGKVTVNGAAIDEPYIYQDFPWIDGTSTCTGAQRTARCFRSVTLGPDEYLLLGDHRSNSSDSVISCRNAAATPGCARTASREEIIGRVDWFLFPFSKWGKGVG, from the coding sequence ATGAGCACCGGAGCAGCGGGCGCACCTCAGCCCGAGCCGCGCCCGACGACGCCGGACGGCAGCGAAGGCGGGGCGCAGGCGCCGGGGGGTGGACGCCGTCGTCGTCCTCTTCACAAATCCTTGTGGTTCCAGATCCTCCTCGCCGTGGTGGCGGTGGCACTCGTCCAGGGATTCCTGGTCAAGGTGTACCAGGTCCCCTCCGGTTCGATGGAGAACACCCTCAACGTGGGGGACCGGTTGCTCGTCAACCGGGTCGCGTACGCCGGCTCGTCGCCTGAGAGGGGCGACGTGGTGGTCTTCCGCAAGCCCGCCTCCTGGGGTCCCCAGAGTGAGCACGGCGCCCTGCGCACAGCCGTCGGCTGGTTCGGGGATCTGACGGGGATCGGCCCGGGCAACACGGAGTACATGGTCAAGCGCGTGATCGGGGTGCCCGGTGACACCGTCGCCTGCTGCGATGCGCAGGGCAAGGTGACCGTGAACGGCGCCGCGATCGACGAACCGTACATCTATCAGGATTTCCCGTGGATTGACGGGACCTCGACCTGCACAGGCGCGCAACGGACGGCACGGTGTTTCCGGTCTGTCACGCTCGGGCCCGACGAGTACCTGCTGCTGGGCGACCACCGCTCCAATTCGTCGGATTCGGTGATCTCCTGCCGCAACGCCGCGGCCACGCCAGGGTGCGCCCGCACGGCGTCCCGCGAGGAGATCATCGGCCGTGTGGACTGGTTCCTGTTCCCGTTCAGCAAGTGGGGTAAAGGCGTTGGGTGA
- a CDS encoding O-antigen ligase family protein, translating into MMVDYLIGAVAVVVLLLGIFLPRYKFVWGVYAIFASVSPAPVLLAASPSALFAGGTLLRTFSTAVRMLSQPVMLALFALTVTYALSAAWSPRPLAALGSSLTVLCIVGAVCLATASIGEGEPKDLFALTAIATAPIAAIQSISTIVFRLDLPLKDAYLHSSIPTLLLGAEGRDLFGTMGNNVLDPLKSGGVLFVNGNKASMVMAVWALIYLALCVRRRSFPAGAMAALCLAGAIATNSKTAMILAFSMIPVFLILPTVIRRQRHSASSVLGFVSLLAVGLGLALIASKLSEYLVGLDESASARDRLWAAAAGYFQESPWLGLGAGGWSERWAQDASGYGLPMLPPHNMVIAAWASAGAGAALLILAIIGMVGVTYIRRIRRAELKRDAWALSFELAAFTWMIAHSMYDNTDFYGTPQTIPFAALMIWRCYSFKKDASRSADFEKARKATVFQ; encoded by the coding sequence ATGATGGTTGACTATTTGATCGGCGCAGTCGCCGTAGTGGTACTCCTGCTCGGAATCTTTCTGCCTCGATATAAGTTCGTGTGGGGTGTGTATGCGATCTTTGCTTCGGTGAGCCCCGCGCCCGTTCTGCTGGCAGCCAGCCCGTCAGCTCTGTTCGCAGGCGGCACTCTGCTCCGAACCTTTTCAACGGCCGTCCGGATGCTGAGTCAGCCAGTGATGTTGGCATTGTTCGCGTTGACAGTCACTTATGCACTTTCGGCGGCGTGGTCTCCCAGGCCGTTGGCGGCATTGGGAAGTTCGCTGACCGTGTTATGCATAGTGGGCGCAGTCTGTCTGGCGACGGCCTCAATTGGAGAAGGCGAGCCCAAAGATCTCTTCGCGCTGACTGCCATCGCCACCGCTCCGATCGCTGCGATTCAGTCCATCAGTACGATCGTCTTCAGGCTTGACCTTCCTCTCAAAGATGCGTACCTTCATTCCTCGATTCCGACTCTTCTGTTGGGCGCAGAGGGACGAGACCTGTTCGGAACCATGGGGAACAACGTCCTCGACCCGCTGAAATCAGGCGGAGTGCTCTTCGTGAACGGCAACAAGGCCTCGATGGTCATGGCGGTGTGGGCGCTGATCTACTTGGCGTTGTGCGTCAGGAGGCGGTCGTTCCCGGCGGGTGCCATGGCGGCGCTCTGCCTTGCCGGAGCTATCGCGACGAATTCGAAGACCGCAATGATCTTGGCCTTCTCCATGATCCCGGTATTCTTGATTCTTCCGACTGTCATTCGACGTCAGCGGCACTCCGCCTCCTCCGTTCTCGGCTTTGTATCGCTCCTGGCAGTTGGGCTTGGGCTTGCCCTGATTGCGTCGAAGCTTTCGGAATATCTTGTGGGCCTCGACGAATCCGCGAGCGCGAGGGACAGATTGTGGGCGGCGGCAGCGGGCTATTTCCAAGAGAGCCCATGGCTCGGACTAGGGGCTGGCGGCTGGAGCGAGCGATGGGCCCAGGACGCCTCCGGGTACGGTTTGCCTATGCTTCCGCCGCACAACATGGTCATCGCGGCTTGGGCATCAGCTGGGGCGGGCGCTGCGCTGTTGATCCTGGCGATCATCGGTATGGTGGGCGTCACATACATCCGCAGGATTCGACGGGCTGAGCTAAAGCGCGATGCTTGGGCTCTCTCATTTGAGCTGGCGGCCTTTACTTGGATGATTGCGCACTCGATGTATGACAACACTGACTTCTACGGGACTCCCCAGACAATTCCATTCGCCGCATTGATGATCTGGCGCTGCTACTCGTTCAAGAAAGACGCATCAAGGTCGGCAGACTTTGAAAAGGCGCGCAAAGCTACCGTATTCCAGTAA